A genomic stretch from Haloarchaeobius amylolyticus includes:
- a CDS encoding DUF5781 family protein, whose translation MEVRVQGSGPTAPFLSARDLFETEADVELPIRVHVREDPDERTWTGHYDDHHVLNISRRAATSVMARELTIHEFAHMVRYEEEHPSHVQSTDEALFLGLAGNSVERRKVAHCYQIANHMKDIYADDITMRVSPPEKLVSFLESSLAAAVADQPSPPRAGLMPIQPGADPDITAVNAAFALALVERHDLVDDDHPMYELARVAASDAPDVSVERFKRHFATLADDPSESGYRKALVDVTREYALGRQQAAD comes from the coding sequence ATGGAGGTTCGCGTACAGGGTTCCGGGCCCACGGCTCCCTTCTTGAGCGCCCGGGACCTCTTCGAGACCGAGGCCGACGTCGAGTTGCCGATCCGCGTCCACGTCAGGGAGGACCCCGACGAGCGGACCTGGACAGGCCACTACGACGACCACCACGTCCTCAACATCTCGCGACGGGCCGCGACGAGCGTGATGGCCCGCGAACTCACCATCCACGAGTTCGCGCACATGGTGCGCTACGAGGAGGAACACCCCTCGCACGTCCAGTCGACCGACGAGGCCCTCTTCCTGGGCCTCGCGGGCAACAGCGTCGAGCGCCGCAAGGTCGCACACTGCTACCAGATCGCCAACCACATGAAGGACATCTACGCCGACGACATCACGATGCGGGTGTCCCCGCCGGAGAAGCTCGTCTCCTTCCTCGAATCGAGCCTCGCCGCGGCGGTCGCCGACCAGCCGAGCCCGCCACGGGCCGGGCTCATGCCCATCCAGCCGGGTGCCGACCCGGACATCACGGCGGTCAACGCGGCCTTCGCGCTCGCGCTGGTGGAACGCCACGACCTCGTCGACGACGACCACCCGATGTACGAACTCGCACGCGTGGCCGCGAGCGACGCGCCGGACGTGAGCGTCGAGCGATTCAAGCGCCACTTCGCAACGCTGGCCGACGACCCGAGCGAGAGCGGGTACCGGAAGGCCCTGGTCGACGTGACCCGGGAGTATGCGCTCGGCCGACAGCAGGCCGCAGACTGA